From Flavobacterium alkalisoli, the proteins below share one genomic window:
- a CDS encoding AAA family ATPase, producing the protein MEENTAALDIRAINEKIERESAFVDLLVMEMNKVIVGQRYMIERLLIGLLGQGHILLEGVPGLAKTLAINTLSQAVHGSFSRIQFTPDLLPADVVGTMIYNIKQNEFSIKKGPIFANFVLADEINRAPAKVQSALLEAMQEKQVTIGEETFKLEKPFLVMATQNPVEQEGTYPLPEAQVDRFMLKAVIDYPKIEDERQVIRQNLAGSFDKVNQVVTLEQILRAQQAVREVYMDEKIEKYILDLIFATRYPEQYNLSSLKPLISFGSSPRGSINLALAAKCYAFIKRRGYVIPEDVRAVVHDVLRHRIGITYEAEAENITSMDIINKIVNQVEVP; encoded by the coding sequence ATGGAAGAAAATACTGCCGCTTTAGACATAAGGGCAATAAATGAGAAAATAGAAAGAGAGAGTGCTTTTGTAGACCTTCTTGTCATGGAAATGAACAAGGTTATAGTTGGGCAAAGGTACATGATAGAACGTCTTTTGATAGGACTTTTGGGTCAGGGTCACATTTTGCTTGAAGGTGTGCCGGGACTTGCAAAAACCTTAGCGATTAACACCCTTTCGCAGGCAGTACACGGATCCTTTAGCCGTATACAGTTTACACCAGACCTGCTTCCTGCCGATGTGGTGGGAACGATGATTTACAATATAAAACAAAACGAATTCAGTATTAAGAAGGGGCCTATATTTGCCAACTTCGTGCTTGCCGATGAGATTAACAGGGCACCGGCAAAAGTGCAGTCGGCATTACTTGAGGCCATGCAGGAAAAGCAGGTAACCATTGGGGAAGAAACATTTAAGCTGGAAAAACCTTTCCTTGTAATGGCAACTCAAAACCCGGTAGAGCAGGAAGGTACTTATCCGCTACCGGAAGCACAGGTTGACCGTTTTATGCTGAAAGCAGTTATTGATTATCCTAAAATTGAAGACGAGCGCCAGGTGATTCGCCAGAATCTTGCCGGTAGTTTTGATAAGGTAAACCAGGTGGTAACGCTTGAGCAGATCTTAAGGGCACAGCAGGCCGTTCGTGAAGTATATATGGACGAAAAGATTGAGAAATATATACTTGACCTGATTTTTGCAACCCGTTATCCTGAACAATATAACCTAAGCAGCCTTAAACCGCTTATTAGCTTTGGTTCTTCGCCAAGGGGTAGTATTAACCTTGCTCTGGCTGCAAAGTGTTATGCCTTTATAAAGAGAAGAGGCTATGTAATTCCGGAAGATGTTAGGGCAGTAGTTCACGACGTACTTCGCCACAGAATTGGAATTACTTATGAAGCCGAGGCAGAGAACATTACCTCGATGGACATTATCAATAAGATAGTGAACCAGGTTGAGGTGCCATAG
- a CDS encoding DUF58 domain-containing protein codes for MDTKDILKKVRKIEIKTRRLSDHIFSGEYHTSFKGRGMTFSEVRQYQFGDDVRAIDWNVTARYNEPYIKVFEEERELTMMLMADVSGSESFGTKSQFKREIVTEIAATMAFSATQNNDKIGLILFSDQIELFIPPKKGKSHVLRIIRELIEFEPKSKKTDVAQALKFLSGVLKKKAIVFLISDFMAADYEHTLKIAAKKHDITGVRVYDPREEQMPNLGLVNMTDAETGQTLLVNTGSKQVRLEYEKYYQDKVKYFKETFSRCGAGTVSTRVDESYVTKLLGYFKSR; via the coding sequence ATGGATACAAAAGATATATTAAAAAAGGTACGTAAAATAGAGATTAAGACCCGAAGGCTGAGCGATCATATCTTCTCGGGGGAGTATCACACATCCTTTAAGGGACGTGGTATGACCTTTAGCGAGGTGCGCCAGTACCAGTTTGGGGATGATGTAAGGGCTATAGACTGGAATGTAACAGCCCGTTATAACGAACCTTATATCAAGGTTTTTGAGGAGGAGCGCGAACTTACCATGATGCTTATGGCAGACGTGAGTGGTTCGGAAAGCTTTGGTACCAAAAGTCAGTTTAAAAGGGAGATAGTTACAGAGATTGCTGCAACTATGGCTTTTTCGGCTACACAAAACAACGACAAGATAGGGCTTATCCTTTTTTCAGACCAGATAGAGCTTTTTATCCCGCCTAAAAAAGGAAAATCGCACGTGCTGCGTATTATCCGTGAGCTTATTGAGTTTGAACCCAAAAGCAAAAAAACGGATGTTGCACAGGCACTTAAATTCCTTTCGGGCGTGCTAAAGAAAAAGGCAATTGTTTTCCTTATTTCCGATTTTATGGCAGCCGATTATGAGCATACGCTGAAAATAGCGGCTAAAAAGCATGACATTACCGGAGTAAGGGTTTATGACCCTAGAGAGGAGCAAATGCCAAACCTTGGGCTTGTAAACATGACCGATGCCGAAACAGGGCAAACCCTGCTTGTAAATACAGGTTCTAAGCAGGTAAGGCTTGAGTATGAAAAATACTATCAGGATAAGGTAAAATACTTTAAGGAAACCTTTAGCCGATGTGGGGCGGGTACTGTAAGCACGCGTGTAGACGAGTCGTATGTTACTAAGCTGCTGGGCTATTTTAAATCACGATAG